A window from Chitinophaga filiformis encodes these proteins:
- a CDS encoding efflux RND transporter periplasmic adaptor subunit, with the protein MKSILSFSLLATFSCLVISCGAPSAAENNNSQSSGIPVKLLPLNAKMNSNPAISVSGQFTTDDEVLLSFKTGGIIQRILVKEGDAVKKGQLLAVLNPVEINAQVQQAQLGFEKAQRDYKRVENLYKDSVATLEQLQNTKTALDIAGEQLKTAQFNHTHSQILATESGYILRKLASEGQLVQPGTPVLETNGAQSGNWLLRVNVSNKEWAAISLQDKASVEVEAVPGKAFAGVVSRKSEGIQPQSGSFTADIKLTGEKPSAIAFGMFGKAVIKPVVTAAADGNGPWAIPYDALLEGDGSTGYVYVTNDNKTAHKIAVTIGGMEADKVIISKGLQDAGALIISGSAYLTEGSAITVK; encoded by the coding sequence ATGAAATCTATTCTCTCTTTTTCACTGCTGGCAACCTTTTCCTGCCTGGTTATCTCCTGCGGAGCGCCCAGCGCAGCAGAAAACAACAATAGTCAGTCTTCGGGGATACCAGTAAAACTGCTTCCCCTGAACGCTAAAATGAATTCCAATCCGGCTATCTCCGTATCAGGCCAGTTCACTACAGACGATGAAGTGCTGCTCTCCTTTAAGACAGGTGGTATCATTCAGCGCATCCTGGTAAAGGAAGGAGACGCCGTTAAGAAGGGTCAATTGCTGGCAGTATTAAATCCGGTAGAGATCAACGCACAGGTGCAACAGGCCCAGCTTGGTTTTGAAAAAGCACAACGTGATTACAAACGTGTAGAAAATCTTTACAAGGATAGTGTGGCCACCCTCGAACAGTTGCAGAATACAAAGACAGCACTGGATATTGCCGGTGAGCAGCTGAAGACTGCACAATTCAACCACACGCACTCGCAGATCCTGGCAACGGAAAGCGGTTATATACTACGTAAACTTGCCAGTGAAGGACAATTGGTGCAACCCGGCACCCCTGTACTGGAAACAAATGGCGCACAATCGGGCAACTGGCTCCTGCGTGTGAATGTCAGCAATAAGGAATGGGCAGCTATCAGCCTGCAGGACAAAGCCAGCGTAGAGGTGGAAGCCGTTCCCGGCAAGGCCTTCGCAGGCGTAGTTTCCCGTAAGTCAGAAGGCATCCAGCCACAAAGCGGCTCTTTTACTGCGGATATTAAGTTAACCGGAGAAAAGCCCTCAGCTATTGCTTTTGGTATGTTTGGCAAAGCTGTCATTAAACCCGTAGTAACTGCTGCTGCAGATGGTAATGGTCCCTGGGCTATTCCTTACGATGCATTGCTGGAAGGCGACGGCAGCACAGGCTATGTATACGTTACCAACGATAATAAGACCGCTCATAAAATAGCTGTCACCATAGGGGGAATGGAAGCCGACAAAGTGATCATCAGCAAAGGACTGCAGGATGCAGGCGCCCTGATCATTTCCGGTAGTGCTTATCTGACAGAAGGCAGTGCCATCACTGTAAAATAA
- a CDS encoding amidohydrolase family protein, with product MLKRIFLSVCLSAICYYTYAQDNTSFIIKDITLIDGSGAEARSHVSLVVNEDTIAAILPAGTNYPVKGAVEIDGQGNTVIPLLVNGHGHVGLLKGETIAAANYTPENVNRHLMQYLEYGVGTVLSLGTDQPAAFIFRDASRMEMLPGASFYTAGYGFGAPKGVPPPAFGPSILRPLSADQALQEMRRLAVLKPDFVKIWVDGEPRLLPEIYHAIITEAHAHNIKVAAHVYYLEDARKLVDAGVDVLAHSIRDQEVDDSLIIAMKQKNVCYIPTLCIEEFGFAYATLPEWFADPFFIRSLEPGVWDMLKGEDYRQQQNNDRERKMKSLQIASRNLHKMDSAGIKIVMGTDSGAQPVRALGFSEHRELQLMTEAGVPPLKVIQYATYNGAAMLGIEQRTGSLAPGKKADFMVLDANPLQDIRATRSIKAIYKNGKQIQ from the coding sequence ATGCTAAAACGTATATTTCTCAGTGTTTGCCTCTCCGCTATTTGTTACTATACTTATGCCCAGGACAACACTTCTTTTATAATCAAAGATATTACCCTGATTGACGGGAGCGGGGCTGAAGCCCGTTCCCATGTCAGTCTGGTTGTCAATGAAGATACCATTGCGGCAATACTACCCGCAGGCACAAACTATCCTGTTAAGGGCGCCGTTGAAATAGATGGACAGGGAAATACCGTAATACCACTGCTGGTGAATGGCCATGGCCATGTTGGATTGTTAAAGGGCGAGACAATTGCCGCCGCCAACTATACGCCGGAGAATGTTAACCGCCACCTGATGCAATACCTGGAATACGGTGTGGGAACTGTATTAAGCCTGGGAACCGATCAACCGGCTGCCTTCATTTTCAGGGATGCATCGCGGATGGAGATGTTGCCGGGTGCTTCTTTTTACACAGCGGGTTACGGTTTTGGCGCCCCCAAAGGCGTGCCGCCACCTGCATTCGGTCCCAGTATCCTACGCCCTTTAAGCGCAGATCAGGCCTTGCAGGAAATGCGCCGCCTCGCTGTATTGAAACCGGATTTTGTTAAGATATGGGTAGACGGAGAACCACGCCTTCTTCCCGAGATATACCATGCTATTATTACGGAAGCACATGCCCACAATATCAAGGTAGCCGCACATGTATATTACCTCGAAGACGCCCGCAAACTGGTAGATGCAGGGGTCGATGTGCTGGCGCATAGTATCAGGGACCAGGAGGTAGATGATTCCCTGATCATTGCAATGAAACAGAAGAATGTCTGTTATATTCCCACCCTTTGCATCGAAGAATTCGGCTTTGCTTATGCCACGTTGCCGGAATGGTTTGCTGATCCTTTCTTTATCCGCTCGCTGGAACCCGGTGTGTGGGATATGCTGAAAGGCGAAGACTATCGCCAGCAACAAAATAACGACCGCGAAAGGAAAATGAAATCCCTTCAGATCGCCTCCCGGAACCTGCATAAAATGGATAGTGCAGGCATAAAGATCGTCATGGGCACAGACTCCGGTGCACAGCCGGTGAGGGCCCTGGGCTTTTCGGAACACCGGGAACTACAGCTGATGACAGAGGCAGGAGTACCACCTTTAAAAGTGATCCAATATGCTACCTACAACGGCGCCGCCATGCTGGGAATAGAACAGCGGACGGGCAGCCTGGCGCCAGGTAAAAAGGCGGATTTTATGGTGCTGGACGCAAATCCTTTACAGGACATCAGGGCTACACGTAGTATCAAAGCTATTTACAAGAACGGAAAACAGATACAGTAA
- a CDS encoding trans-sulfuration enzyme family protein, whose translation MSTITQLIHSIPVDPQTGAIAVPIYQTSTFVQEAPGVNKGYDYARTNNPTRETLEKIAAQLEGGATGIAFSSGLAAIDAIVKLLQSGDEIVAVDDIYGGAFRLFNKVYSKFGIKVTYVDTSDVQAVFNAITPATKLIWLETPTNPTLKISDIAAIAKVAAASKCLFCVDNTFASPVLQQPLALGADIVIHSATKYLGGHSDLIAGLVVTRTPELGAEIKFYQNACGAILSPFDSFLLIRGIETLHLRVRQHCANAQAIAEYLEQHPLVDKVYYPGLKSHPGHEIAKRQSKGFGGIVSFTFKDDTEATAISFVTGTQYFKLAESLGGVKSLLCHPASMTHKSIPDEKRRAAGVADGLVRLSVGLEEPADLLSDLDLAFYKIQQATGSVLSL comes from the coding sequence ATGAGCACAATCACACAACTGATCCATTCCATTCCCGTAGATCCGCAAACAGGCGCTATTGCCGTACCTATTTATCAGACCTCTACTTTCGTACAGGAAGCGCCGGGTGTAAACAAAGGATACGACTATGCAAGGACCAACAACCCTACCCGTGAAACGCTGGAAAAAATAGCCGCACAGCTGGAAGGCGGCGCCACTGGTATTGCCTTCTCCAGCGGACTGGCAGCTATAGATGCTATCGTAAAACTGCTGCAATCAGGTGATGAGATTGTTGCCGTAGATGATATTTACGGAGGGGCCTTCCGGTTATTCAACAAGGTATATAGCAAATTTGGCATCAAGGTAACCTATGTGGATACCTCAGATGTGCAGGCCGTTTTCAATGCCATAACTCCCGCTACTAAGCTGATATGGCTGGAAACACCGACCAATCCTACATTAAAGATATCTGATATTGCTGCTATTGCGAAGGTTGCTGCCGCCAGTAAATGCCTGTTCTGTGTAGACAATACTTTCGCTTCTCCGGTCTTGCAACAGCCGCTGGCACTGGGTGCAGATATAGTGATCCACAGCGCTACGAAATACCTGGGAGGACATAGCGACCTTATTGCAGGACTGGTGGTGACCAGGACACCGGAACTGGGTGCGGAGATCAAATTTTACCAGAACGCCTGTGGCGCCATCCTCTCCCCGTTTGACAGTTTTCTGCTGATACGTGGTATAGAGACATTACATCTGCGTGTACGGCAACACTGTGCCAACGCCCAGGCAATTGCGGAATACCTGGAACAACACCCATTGGTAGATAAAGTGTATTACCCCGGTTTGAAAAGTCATCCCGGCCATGAAATAGCAAAACGGCAGTCGAAAGGCTTCGGGGGAATTGTTTCTTTTACCTTTAAGGACGATACGGAAGCAACAGCGATCTCGTTTGTGACTGGCACCCAATATTTTAAGCTGGCAGAGAGCCTCGGAGGTGTTAAAAGTTTGTTATGTCACCCGGCCAGCATGACCCACAAATCCATCCCTGATGAAAAGCGGAGAGCCGCCGGGGTGGCCGATGGCCTTGTCCGTTTGTCGGTAGGACTGGAGGAGCCGGCAGACCTCCTTTCAGACCTCGATCTTGCCTTTTATAAAATTCAGCAGGCGACCGGGTCCGTTTTAAGTTTATAG
- a CDS encoding TetR/AcrR family transcriptional regulator, whose amino-acid sequence MGITDRKEREKQEMRKLIINAAMEMFVKEGFDRTSIRNIADKIEYSPATIYLYYKDKDELLYEVQGQAFLELYNAFVRDVTATDPMERLEQLLHSYVNFGFEHPDLYDLMFILRSPMNAVNDNDWPNCDEAYGFLADTMDKCMDQLRYENAQIGALSIWALGHGLISLFIRERIKVMELPDDQIRNVIAATVNEHLRLIKK is encoded by the coding sequence ATGGGCATCACAGACAGAAAGGAAAGAGAAAAGCAGGAAATGAGGAAACTCATCATTAACGCTGCCATGGAGATGTTTGTTAAGGAAGGTTTCGACAGGACCTCTATCCGCAATATAGCGGATAAAATAGAGTACAGCCCGGCCACTATTTATCTCTACTATAAAGACAAGGATGAGTTGTTGTACGAAGTACAAGGACAGGCCTTCCTGGAGTTATATAATGCCTTCGTCAGAGACGTAACTGCCACAGACCCGATGGAAAGATTGGAACAACTGCTCCACTCCTACGTCAATTTTGGCTTTGAGCATCCGGACCTGTACGACCTGATGTTCATTCTCCGCTCTCCTATGAATGCGGTGAACGACAATGACTGGCCGAACTGTGACGAAGCATATGGTTTCCTGGCCGACACTATGGATAAGTGCATGGACCAGTTGCGCTATGAGAATGCCCAGATCGGGGCGCTCTCCATCTGGGCACTGGGACACGGGCTCATCTCGCTTTTTATCAGAGAACGCATTAAGGTAATGGAACTGCCTGACGATCAGATCCGTAATGTGATCGCAGCTACCGTAAACGAGCATCTCCGGCTGATCAAAAAATAG
- a CDS encoding YdcF family protein translates to MRSAVKMSLCLLLCLVTLTAQSQRRKTTKGKGKSKAGTTKTVKVATPSYSTTQQVQMRKSFYLLYLLERNGPAHDVIVKDPVFNQIAKDRLSRLTTAYSQCADAACIGKALEWTADEIHDVSEEFKRLAVANPDIAETVQRLKVVDRYPLYADNADTTFIRKAWEDVATGINHVCRVYLQGVPPRYPRIDSISFRPSDPAFVKQVKTAVQQILPIGTGNTFYKQPLLGALKALEINGRDEATRYEPLYKEQNAAAFAKSKRVNWNAYRFSTILVPGSGPGKAGQSMDSMGMFRCKLAAEQYRNNVAPFIIVSGGHVHPYKTPFCEAIEMKKYMVGKLGLPDSAVIIEPHARHTTTNIRNAVRLVYLFNIPAAKPMLIVSDSFQSLAIEKMAARFINEIGYLPYTGLERKSPTENIILPDLKAWQQDPEDPLDP, encoded by the coding sequence ATGAGATCAGCAGTCAAAATGAGTTTATGCCTGCTATTGTGCCTGGTAACATTGACGGCACAGTCGCAGCGTAGGAAGACCACAAAAGGAAAAGGCAAATCCAAAGCAGGAACAACGAAGACCGTAAAGGTTGCCACTCCTTCTTACAGTACCACGCAACAGGTACAGATGAGGAAATCGTTCTACCTGTTATACCTGCTGGAAAGAAATGGCCCTGCACATGATGTTATTGTAAAAGACCCGGTATTCAACCAGATAGCGAAAGACAGGCTGTCACGTTTAACGACAGCCTACAGCCAGTGTGCTGACGCTGCCTGCATCGGTAAAGCGCTGGAATGGACGGCAGATGAGATACACGATGTGAGTGAGGAATTCAAAAGACTGGCAGTCGCCAATCCTGATATAGCGGAAACAGTGCAGCGTCTCAAGGTGGTAGACCGTTACCCCTTATATGCTGATAACGCAGATACTACCTTTATCCGGAAGGCCTGGGAGGATGTGGCGACAGGTATCAATCATGTCTGCCGTGTATATCTGCAGGGCGTTCCTCCCCGTTATCCGAGGATAGATTCCATCTCTTTCCGCCCCTCAGATCCGGCATTTGTGAAACAGGTGAAAACGGCAGTGCAGCAGATCCTGCCCATAGGTACAGGGAATACATTCTATAAGCAACCTTTGCTGGGAGCGCTGAAGGCACTGGAAATCAACGGCCGTGATGAAGCTACCCGTTACGAGCCTTTATACAAAGAGCAGAACGCGGCGGCTTTTGCGAAGTCGAAAAGGGTGAACTGGAATGCCTATCGCTTCAGTACCATACTGGTGCCGGGCAGTGGTCCGGGGAAGGCAGGACAGTCCATGGACAGTATGGGCATGTTCCGTTGTAAGCTGGCAGCAGAACAATACCGCAATAATGTAGCTCCTTTCATCATTGTGTCCGGCGGCCATGTGCATCCTTACAAAACGCCTTTCTGCGAAGCGATCGAGATGAAAAAATATATGGTGGGCAAACTGGGGCTTCCTGACAGTGCTGTGATCATAGAACCGCATGCAAGGCATACAACAACCAACATCAGGAATGCGGTAAGACTGGTATACCTGTTCAATATACCTGCCGCAAAACCGATGTTGATCGTGTCCGATTCGTTTCAGTCGCTCGCTATTGAAAAGATGGCAGCGCGCTTCATAAACGAAATAGGCTATCTGCCTTATACCGGACTGGAAAGAAAATCGCCTACGGAGAATATTATATTACCGGATCTGAAAGCCTGGCAGCAGGATCCTGAAGATCCGCTCGATCCTTAA
- a CDS encoding NAD-dependent epimerase/dehydratase family protein, which translates to MTNNTQSNISGSGIYTILGAGGSIARELTAVLLEEGKHVRLVSRQAKPVNGVSDIIAADITDPLQARRAISGSSIVFLCVGLVYDHKVWQDKWPKIIQNVIEACSEGGIPFIFFDNVYMYGLVDGAMTEDTPHHPRSKKGEIRAMIADKIMQGVKQGNITASIARSADFYGPAADSTSVLNIMVINKLAQGQAANWMGNDQVPHSYTFTPDAGKALYLLASDPSSFNQVWHLPTTNPAPNGKEYVEMVAAALQVKPRYTKLNGFMIRLAGLFNRTIGELHEMMYQTTHPYIFDSTKFERHFNFTPTSYEEGIALTVKSIGDRKK; encoded by the coding sequence ATGACCAATAATACACAATCAAACATTTCAGGATCAGGAATTTATACAATTTTAGGCGCAGGGGGGAGCATAGCACGGGAATTGACAGCCGTTTTACTGGAAGAGGGCAAGCATGTGAGATTGGTAAGCAGACAGGCAAAACCGGTGAATGGGGTATCAGATATAATAGCGGCAGATATTACCGATCCTTTGCAGGCACGCAGGGCTATCAGTGGTTCGTCTATCGTGTTCTTATGTGTGGGACTTGTTTATGACCATAAGGTATGGCAGGACAAATGGCCGAAGATCATTCAGAATGTAATTGAGGCTTGCAGCGAAGGCGGCATTCCCTTCATCTTTTTCGACAATGTTTACATGTATGGGCTGGTAGACGGTGCTATGACGGAAGATACGCCTCATCATCCGAGAAGCAAAAAAGGAGAGATCAGGGCAATGATCGCAGACAAGATCATGCAGGGGGTGAAACAGGGTAATATTACGGCGAGCATTGCACGCTCGGCCGACTTTTACGGCCCTGCTGCAGACAGTACCAGCGTGCTCAATATCATGGTGATCAATAAACTGGCGCAGGGACAGGCTGCTAACTGGATGGGCAATGACCAGGTGCCGCATAGTTATACTTTTACACCTGATGCGGGCAAGGCGCTTTACCTGCTGGCGTCAGATCCGTCTTCGTTTAACCAGGTATGGCATCTGCCCACAACAAATCCTGCACCTAACGGGAAAGAATATGTGGAAATGGTGGCGGCAGCCCTGCAGGTAAAGCCGCGTTATACAAAGCTGAATGGCTTTATGATCCGCCTGGCTGGCCTGTTTAACAGGACTATCGGAGAGCTGCATGAAATGATGTACCAGACCACGCATCCGTATATTTTCGACAGCACAAAATTTGAAAGACATTTCAATTTTACGCCTACTTCCTATGAAGAGGGGATCGCCCTGACCGTGAAAAGTATTGGAGACAGGAAAAAATAA
- a CDS encoding efflux RND transporter permease subunit: MKISSYAVKNYQFTLVIFIMIIVLGITTILTMPRSEDPEVKSPFFNVVVVYPGTSPKDMEDLVVDPLEKELSSQENIKRVRTSIGDGLAVIRVEYKYHSNVDDKYQEVLRVVNGKRDELPENINIDVLRQQPSDVNIMQIALVSETASKDKLQYYAEKLQDDLETIKALKNVEIHGIPDRQVRIELNLEKIAQMGLPVNKVISSVQNEMSNIPGGSIEAGNRSYNIKSSGSYQQLDEIKNTVVFNSKGKNIFLKDVAVIYYGLADEQYETRLNGRRCAFVVAAQKEGENISKTKELYLPVLNQFKKTLPSNIDMVQHFDQADNVNRRLGGLGKDFIIAILLVAVTLLPLGFRPALIVMISIPLSLAIGIVLLNVFGYNLNQLSIVGLVVALGLLVDDSIVVIENIERWILEGHSRMEATLKATKQIGLAVVGCTAALVIAFMPLVFLPEGAGDFIRGLPMAVILSVFASMFVSLTIIPFLASKLLPEHAGNPEGNIFMRALKRLIHGSYSRVLDKALKRPVLSIIITVIIFSGSIVLFQVVGFSLFPASEKPQFLVNITTPPQSSLAYTKSIARQVEQSLKKERAINYFATNVGKGNPRIYYNVIQENERSDFAEIFIQLDNHTSPYEKLQLIEKLRRQWTPYPGAKVEVVNFEQGPPAPAPVEVRLFGDNLDTLRSLAARVEVMLQKVPGAIYVNNPVKLLKTDIRVDIDKEKAQLLGIPSINIDRTVRLAVAGLNLGHYADKNDNDYDVLLTRNKDGRPTMDVFNNLYVNNQDDKPYPLSQVASLRMEASPLRINHQEKRRVVSVTASVREGFLADRVINSTIEKMNAFPLPTGYSYEMGGEVEARQDSFGGFMSVIIVTMFLFVAVLVLEFKTFKSTLIVLSVIPLGVVGAAVGLWLTGNSLSFVAIIGMIALAGIEVKNTILLVDFTNQLREQGKTLDEAIREAGEIRFLPIVLTSLTAIGGLIPIAISTNPLIAPLAIVLIGGLVSSTLLSRIVTPIIYKLIPPKVEVQ, translated from the coding sequence ATGAAAATCTCTTCATACGCGGTAAAGAACTATCAATTTACGTTGGTGATCTTTATTATGATCATCGTACTCGGTATTACTACCATCCTCACAATGCCCCGGTCTGAAGATCCCGAGGTTAAATCGCCCTTCTTTAATGTAGTTGTCGTATATCCGGGTACCAGCCCGAAAGACATGGAAGACCTCGTGGTGGACCCATTGGAAAAAGAATTGTCTTCACAGGAAAATATCAAACGCGTGAGGACCAGCATCGGAGACGGCCTGGCCGTGATACGGGTTGAATACAAATACCACAGCAACGTGGACGATAAATACCAGGAAGTGCTGCGTGTTGTAAATGGTAAACGGGACGAATTGCCGGAGAATATCAACATCGACGTGCTGCGGCAGCAGCCCAGTGATGTGAATATCATGCAGATAGCACTGGTCTCCGAAACGGCATCAAAAGACAAATTGCAGTATTATGCCGAGAAGTTACAGGATGACCTGGAAACCATCAAGGCCCTCAAAAATGTGGAGATTCACGGTATCCCTGACAGGCAGGTGAGAATTGAGTTAAACCTTGAAAAGATCGCCCAGATGGGTTTACCGGTGAATAAGGTCATCTCCAGCGTTCAGAACGAAATGAGCAATATCCCTGGCGGTAGCATTGAAGCCGGTAACCGCAGTTATAACATCAAGAGCAGCGGCAGCTATCAGCAGCTGGACGAAATAAAAAACACAGTGGTTTTCAACAGCAAAGGAAAGAATATCTTTCTTAAAGATGTTGCTGTTATCTATTATGGTCTGGCTGATGAACAATATGAAACAAGGCTGAACGGACGCAGATGCGCCTTTGTAGTGGCAGCACAGAAAGAAGGTGAAAACATCAGCAAAACCAAGGAACTTTATCTGCCGGTACTGAACCAGTTTAAGAAAACCCTGCCTTCAAACATCGACATGGTCCAGCATTTTGACCAGGCAGACAATGTGAACAGGCGTCTGGGCGGCCTGGGAAAAGACTTCATCATCGCGATACTACTCGTGGCTGTTACCCTGCTTCCGCTGGGATTCCGTCCCGCATTGATCGTAATGATCTCCATCCCTTTATCGCTGGCTATCGGGATAGTGCTGTTAAATGTATTTGGGTATAACCTTAACCAGCTGAGCATCGTAGGACTGGTAGTAGCACTGGGCTTACTGGTAGACGACAGCATTGTGGTGATAGAGAATATCGAGCGCTGGATACTGGAAGGACACTCGAGAATGGAGGCCACACTCAAAGCCACCAAACAGATCGGGCTTGCAGTGGTGGGCTGCACTGCCGCACTGGTCATCGCATTCATGCCACTGGTATTCCTGCCTGAAGGCGCCGGTGACTTTATCCGCGGACTTCCAATGGCCGTTATTCTGAGCGTGTTTGCTTCCATGTTTGTCTCGCTGACAATCATCCCTTTCCTGGCCAGCAAATTGCTGCCCGAGCATGCGGGGAACCCGGAGGGGAACATCTTCATGCGCGCACTGAAAAGACTGATCCATGGCAGCTATTCCCGCGTACTGGATAAAGCATTGAAAAGACCGGTGCTTTCCATCATCATTACCGTGATCATCTTCAGTGGTTCAATCGTATTGTTCCAGGTAGTGGGTTTCAGCCTTTTCCCGGCATCAGAAAAGCCACAGTTCCTGGTGAATATTACCACACCCCCGCAGTCAAGTCTTGCTTACACCAAGAGCATTGCGCGACAGGTAGAACAGTCACTGAAAAAAGAAAGGGCCATCAATTACTTTGCTACCAATGTAGGGAAAGGTAATCCCCGTATCTATTACAATGTCATACAGGAAAATGAGAGGAGCGACTTTGCCGAGATATTCATCCAGCTGGACAATCATACTTCGCCTTATGAAAAACTGCAGCTGATCGAAAAGCTGCGCAGGCAGTGGACGCCGTACCCGGGGGCTAAAGTGGAGGTGGTCAACTTCGAGCAGGGACCACCAGCGCCGGCGCCGGTGGAAGTGCGCCTTTTCGGCGACAATCTTGATACCCTTCGTAGCCTCGCTGCACGGGTAGAGGTAATGCTGCAGAAGGTGCCAGGAGCTATTTACGTGAACAATCCGGTGAAGCTGCTTAAAACAGACATCAGGGTGGACATCGATAAGGAAAAAGCACAGCTGCTGGGCATTCCAAGTATTAATATAGACAGAACGGTGAGACTGGCAGTAGCTGGTTTGAACCTGGGCCACTATGCGGATAAGAACGACAACGACTATGATGTCCTGCTGACACGCAATAAAGACGGCCGTCCTACCATGGATGTCTTCAACAACCTGTACGTAAATAACCAGGACGATAAGCCTTATCCACTCTCGCAGGTGGCCAGTCTCCGGATGGAGGCTTCTCCCCTGCGCATCAACCACCAGGAGAAAAGACGCGTAGTGTCGGTGACCGCCTCTGTCCGGGAAGGCTTCCTGGCCGACCGGGTGATCAACAGTACTATTGAGAAAATGAATGCCTTTCCGCTGCCCACCGGTTACAGCTATGAAATGGGCGGTGAGGTAGAAGCAAGACAGGACTCTTTCGGCGGCTTCATGAGCGTTATCATCGTGACCATGTTCCTGTTCGTGGCAGTGCTGGTGCTGGAATTCAAGACCTTCAAAAGTACGCTGATCGTATTGTCAGTAATACCACTGGGCGTGGTGGGCGCTGCCGTTGGCCTGTGGCTGACCGGCAACTCCCTCTCGTTTGTTGCCATCATTGGTATGATAGCCCTGGCGGGAATTGAAGTGAAGAACACCATTCTCCTGGTAGATTTCACCAATCAGCTGAGAGAGCAGGGAAAGACGCTCGATGAAGCGATCCGGGAGGCCGGGGAAATACGATTCCTGCCCATCGTACTAACTTCGCTGACTGCTATCGGAGGTTTGATCCCTATTGCCATATCCACCAATCCCCTGATAGCGCCGTTGGCAATAGTACTCATCGGTGGCCTGGTCAGCTCTACGCTGCTGTCGAGGATCGTGACGCCGATTATCTATAAACTGATCCCTCCAAAAGTGGAGGTGCAATAA
- a CDS encoding TolC family protein — MKRKMFIILFAVSGMSVQYGYGQGKVLDDYIQSAFSQNQGLKQQHFQLDKSLYALKEAKSLFFPQIGLAGSYTKADGGRTIDIPVGDMLNPVYSTLNQLTNSQKFPQMENQSFLLNPDNFYDVHLRTSLPLVNTEIWYANKIRKESITLQQAAVNVYKRKLVKDIKTAYYQYYQAGKAVEIYNTAQLQVQENIRVNTSFLANGVTNSTALTRAKAEQQKIAASITEAENKQRNARAYFNFLLNRDLNAPITIDSSIFIPEEILPAPAPGGNTRDELVQLSQQQKIASLFYRQSKSYLVPKISTFLDLGSQGFNWNVDNKSRYYMWGVNLQWDLFAAGQRKYKAQQAAIDVSNLQAAYNETSISFQLEQQVAENNYHTAVANFKSAREQLLLSEKYYTDQSKVYKAGQLLYIELLDAQNQLTNAKLQLSVAFAAVQTAIADIERTQASYKL, encoded by the coding sequence ATGAAAAGAAAAATGTTCATAATACTGTTCGCCGTGTCCGGAATGTCCGTTCAATACGGCTATGGACAGGGAAAGGTCCTGGATGATTATATCCAGAGCGCGTTCTCACAGAACCAGGGGCTGAAACAGCAGCATTTTCAGCTGGACAAATCGCTCTATGCCCTGAAGGAGGCCAAAAGCCTATTCTTTCCGCAGATCGGACTTGCTGGTAGCTATACCAAAGCTGATGGCGGCCGTACCATTGATATTCCTGTCGGAGATATGCTGAACCCCGTATACAGTACACTCAATCAGCTGACCAACAGCCAGAAATTCCCCCAAATGGAAAATCAGTCGTTCTTACTGAACCCTGATAATTTCTATGATGTACACCTCCGCACTTCTCTCCCACTGGTGAATACGGAAATATGGTATGCCAACAAGATCCGGAAGGAAAGCATCACGCTACAGCAGGCGGCTGTCAATGTTTACAAGCGTAAGCTGGTGAAAGACATTAAAACTGCCTATTATCAATATTACCAGGCGGGGAAAGCAGTGGAGATCTACAATACCGCCCAGCTTCAGGTGCAGGAGAATATCAGGGTCAACACCAGCTTCCTCGCCAACGGCGTCACAAACAGTACAGCCCTTACCCGCGCAAAGGCAGAACAGCAGAAGATTGCAGCGTCTATTACCGAAGCGGAGAATAAACAACGGAATGCCCGGGCCTATTTCAACTTCCTGCTGAACAGGGACCTGAACGCTCCTATTACCATAGACAGCAGCATCTTTATACCTGAAGAAATATTGCCGGCTCCCGCTCCGGGCGGCAACACAAGAGACGAATTAGTCCAGCTGTCCCAGCAACAGAAGATCGCCTCACTCTTTTATCGCCAGTCAAAGTCTTACCTGGTACCCAAAATCAGCACCTTCCTGGATCTCGGCTCACAGGGTTTCAACTGGAACGTCGATAACAAATCCCGCTACTACATGTGGGGCGTAAACCTGCAGTGGGACCTTTTTGCCGCCGGTCAGCGGAAGTATAAGGCACAACAAGCGGCCATTGACGTCAGTAATCTGCAGGCAGCTTACAATGAAACCAGTATTTCATTTCAACTGGAACAGCAGGTTGCTGAAAATAACTATCACACAGCAGTGGCCAACTTCAAAAGCGCCAGGGAGCAGCTGTTATTATCTGAAAAATATTATACAGACCAGTCGAAGGTGTACAAGGCAGGACAGTTACTGTACATAGAACTGCTGGATGCGCAGAACCAGCTTACCAATGCAAAACTGCAGCTATCTGTAGCTTTCGCCGCTGTGCAAACCGCTATCGCCGACATTGAACGCACACAAGCTTCCTATAAACTTTAA